A portion of the Musa acuminata AAA Group cultivar baxijiao chromosome BXJ1-1, Cavendish_Baxijiao_AAA, whole genome shotgun sequence genome contains these proteins:
- the LOC135672123 gene encoding uncharacterized protein LOC135672123, giving the protein MGVELASNDLLIYEAEDGYLSDSEAFASVIHVLDGVRMAPVLVAQSDRDQYDYLLSIVDPGKRMGPDEEALLATVLKALSGAVSKIDIMYHGSLLSNIFGLCLWNYGVDARNALLELITTLAAVPDKFLDACLHMLVVNFLPPRRLRESISQSRWLTRKKEIHNELHMALHYITVIIPLAPMKLRNVIDKRMPRYTDPKDVIVLFVECMLGLENDEVGEFLGSTLLAKVVDLLADLDVNITWEDILQEEHNKGIFEMELEDWDDDMDNVAKAGIKLPMENGVLKGNAYADKLDGLMVIVCEHLKLRADSGHLLNVFETLSEIFRIAVLKLHKSKFAQFLMFYACSLDPDICGLKFAVLLTDIFVSKHEDPDSRMKAVSYLASYLARAKFISSSLVASILKRLVDWCFEYCQYQDSQEKKINPQAHQVFYSGCQAVMYILCFRMRAILDVSHLRQLLFHMPLVSILCHPNLDPLKVCLPSIVQEFLRQAKAGRLFKISIPYLDDNSLESEFSKAFGGIERLDMFFPFDPYLLKDSDRFMRPNFEFWSMVKTTYSNCNSEGEDEFDDLDTPDFPENNTHDDLDLDNRDELEFSMNKMSITPNPNFQHPVITNFDHPSRMPARIRPSVSPPW; this is encoded by the exons ATGGGGGTGGAGTTGGCGAGCAACGACCTGCTAATTTACGAGGCTGAGGACGGATACCTCAGCGATTCGGAGGCTTTTGCTTCCGTTATACATGTTCTTGATGGCGTTCGGATG GCTCCAGTTTTGGTTGCTCAGAGTGATAGAGACCAGTATGACTACCTACTTAGCATTGTTGATCCAGGCAAGAGAATGGGCCCTGACGAGGAAGCTTTACTGGCG ACAGTGCTGAAGGCGCTATCAGGAGCTGTCTCCAAGATAGACATTATGTATCACGGTTCTCTGTTGAGCAAT ATTTTTGGTTTGTGCCTATGGAACTATGGGGTGGACGCCAGGAATGCTTTGTTGGAATTAATTACTACTTTG GCTGCTGTACCTGACAAGTTTCTTGATGCCTGTTTACATATGCTTGTGGTTAACTTTCTACCACCCCGAAGACTAAGGGAGTCCATTAGTCAATCACGATGGctcacaagaaagaaagaaattcaTAATGAGCTTCACATGGCATTGCATTATATTACTGTTATAATACCTCTTGCTCCAATGAAGCTGAGGAATGTAATTGACAAAAGAATGCCAAGATACACAGATCCCAAAGAT GTGATTGTATTATTTGTGGAATGCATGCTTGGGCTGGAGAATGATGAAGTTGGAGAATTCCTTGGAAGTACATTGTTGGCGAAGGTGGTGGATTTGCTCGCAGATTTGGAT GTAAATATAACTTGGGAGGACATTCTTCAGGAAGAACATAACAAGGGCATATTTGAAATGGAACTTGAAGATTGGGATGATGATATGGATAATGTTGCTAAAGCTGGCATAAAG CTTCCTATGGAGAATGGGGTTCTAAAGGGCAATGCTTATGCTGATAAATTGGATGGTTTGATGGTGATAGTATGTGAACATCTTAAATTGCGTGCAGATAGTGGCCATTTATTAAAT GTATTTGAAACACTCTCAGAGATCTTTCGAATAGCCGTGCTAAAACTTCACAAGTCAAAATTTGCTCAG TTCCTGATGTTCTATGCCTGCTCACTGGATCCTGACATTTGTGGACTGAAATTTGCTGTTCTGCTCACAGATATTTTTGTTTCAAAACATGAGGACCCAGATTCCAG AATGAAGGCTGTTTCATATCTTGCAAGTTATCTTGCTCGGGCAAAGTTTATTTCATCTTCCCTTGTTGCAAGCATACTTAAGAG ATTAGTGGATTGGTGTTTTGAGTATTGCCAATACCAAGATAGTCAGGAAAAAAAGATCAATCCTCAAGCTCACCAAGTCTTTTATTCTGGATGCCag gctgtgATGTACATTCTCTGCTTTCGCATGAGAGCAATCTTGGATGTCTCTCACCTCAGGCAGCTGCTTTTCCATATGCCTTTGGTTTCAATCTTGTGTCACCCCAATTTGGATCCTCTTAAG GTCTGTTTGCCTTCGATTGTGCAAGAGTTCCTGAGACAGGCAAAGGCTGGTCGGTTATTCAAGATATCAATACCTTACCTCGATGACAACTCACTAGAGTCTGAATTCTCCAAGGCTTTTGGAGGGATCGAGCGGTTGGACATGTTCTTTCCATTTGATCCATATCTACTAAAAGATTCCGACAG ATTTATGCGGCCGAATTTTGAGTTCTGGTCCATGGTAAAGACAACTTACAGCAACTGCAACAGCGAAGGCGAGGATGAGTTTGATGACCTCGACACCCCAGATTTCCCCGAGAATAACACCCATGATGATCTGGACCTCGACAACAGGGACGAGCTCGAGTTTTCTATGAACAAGATGTCAATCACTCCAAATCCCAACTTCCAACATCCAGTAATCACCAACTTCGACCACCCTTCACGGATGCCTGCAAGGATCAGACCATCAGTGAGCCCCCCTTGGTAG
- the LOC135680523 gene encoding expansin-A16-like — protein MDSVRFPSLLLLFFFFFFFFFFFFFRYSTVVAAAGTSSTRNGDQEWRSATATYTRGTATATVAGQAGACGFGELSESGYGFNSVGVSSALFERGSACGGCFELRCVDHILWCLNGSPSLVVTATDFCAPNYGLPGDYGGWCNYPREHFEMSESAFLHIAKTTADVIPVQYRRVECHRKGGMRFTMTGKSYFYQVLITNVGSDGEVAAVKVKGSRTGWIPMGRNWGQNWQCDADLRGQPLSFEVTSGRGRATTSYNVAPWNWQFGQTFEGKQFLP, from the exons ATGGATTCCGTTCGCTTCCCcagtctcctcctcctcttcttcttcttcttcttcttcttcttcttcttcttcttccgctattcgacggtggtggctgcagcaggcaCCAGCAGCACTAGAAACGGCGACCAGGAGTGGCGGTCCGCTACAGCCACCTACACCAGAGGAACAGCCACCGCCACCGTTGCGGGGCAAGCGGGTGCTTGTGGCTTCGGAGAGCTCAGCGAGTCGGGCTACGGGTTTAACAGCGTCGGGGTGAGCAGCGCGCTGTTCGAGAGAGGCAGCGCCTGCGGCGGTTGCTTCGAGCTGCGGTGCGTCGACCACATCCTTTGGTGCCTCAACGGGAGCCCCTCCTTGGTGGTCACCGCCACCGACTTCTGCGCCCCCAACTACGGCCTGCCCGGCGACTACGGCGGGTGGTGCAATTACCCGAGAGAGCACTTCGAGATGTCGGAGTCCGCCTTCCTGCACATCGCAAAGACCACGGCCGACGTCATTCCCGTTCAATACCGAAG GGTGGAGTGCCACAGAAAGGGAGGGATGAGGTTCACCATGACAGGGAAGTCCTACTTCTACCAGGTGCTCATCACGAACGTGGGCTCCGACGGCGAGGTCGCAGCGGTGAAGGTGAAAGGGTCGAGGACGGGGTGGATACCGATGGGAAGAAACTGGGGGCAGAACTGGCAGTGCGACGccgacctgcgcggccagccgctGTCGTTCGAGGTGACCAGCGGCCGCGGGAGGGCGACCACCTCCTACAACGTCGCCCCCTGGAACTGGCAATTCGGGCAGACATTTGAAGGGAAGCAGTTCCTGCCATAG